A stretch of Tenrec ecaudatus isolate mTenEca1 chromosome 2, mTenEca1.hap1, whole genome shotgun sequence DNA encodes these proteins:
- the FASTKD3 gene encoding FAST kinase domain-containing protein 3, mitochondrial isoform X2: MALVALRRGLSRGCLSAVTSRPLSAEAAKKPRLCWRDSSSVRAFHAEQGNAPWPGSQPVASSRAQDSNGPAATAGHAEQQKGPRTWGVELSPELELPPCAPGALQHIWEDSALGTPSGQFDQETPRLTNAELLRALQAQARLGVDPPTGVLGTLVAECQHRLRQGTLAAQELCVVGESLAELRGPGSALLQQIGRQLQGMELADLSLENVVAIYGLLQACPDLVDQHPALLGRLNAIALTIVPRLGPKALSQLLGTLVALDQAQALPLVIRLGRHAIRHLQRFTGQELGFVLEAFIHFGHHDQFFTQALEQHVAVRRLALSPEVLCRVTEYCGRKRILSEPVLAAAAESFVCQADRLSPHQVAALLAPLGQLNYSPPNAPALFGKLESTLQERFCDFPPRTLLGLLHSCSLVGRHPVNFMARIFSPYFLQQLQGTESRLDRLSLAQLTQLFLSAVLECPFYKGPKLLPKYQVKSFLTPCCSLETPVDFPLYKLVMAGLIDLLGARHYFASKVLTPYGYTIDVEIRFDEEGFVLPGPVAEDVHKRVALCIDGPRRFCSNSKNLLGKEATKQRHLRLLGYEVVQIPCHEVEMLRSRPELVDYLQSKLFSQGRESH, encoded by the exons ATGGCTTTAGTTGCCCTGCGGAGAGGCCTGAGTCGGGGGTGTCTCTCTGCTGTGACGAGCCGGCCATTGAGTGCAGAGGCCGCCAAGAAACCACGTCTGTGCTGGAGGGACTCCTCCAGTGTCCGGGCCTTCCATGCTGAGCAGGGAAACGCACCTTGGCCTGGCAGCCAGCCAGTGGCATCTTCCCGGGCGCAGGACTCCAATGGGCCCGCAGCCACTGCTGGGCATGCAGAGCAGCAGAAGGGCCCCAGGACCTGGGGAGTGGAGCTGAGCCCCGAGCTGGAGCTGCCACCCTGTGCCCCAGGGGCTCTGCAGCACATCTGGGAGGACTCTGCCCTGGGAACTCCGTCTGGCCAGTTTGACCAGGAGACTCCTCGCCTGACCAACGCTGAGCTGCTGAGGGCGCTGCAAGCCCAGGCTCGGCTCGGGGTTGACCCTCCAACTGGCGTGTTGGGGACCTTGGTGGCCGAGTGTCAACACCGGCTTCGGCAGGGGACCTTAGCAGCCCAGGagctgtgtgtggtgggggagagCCTGGCTGAGCTGCGGGGCCCTGGGAGTGCCCTGCTCCAGCAGATAGGAAGGCAGCTGCAGGGCATGGAGCTGGCCGACCTCAGCCTGGAGAACGTGGTGGCCATCTACGGGCTCCTGCAGGCATGTCCTGACCTCGTGGACCAGCACCCGGCACTCCTGGGCCGGTTGAATGCCATCGCGCTGACCATTGTCCCCCGCCTGGGTCCAAAGgccctcagccagctgctcgggaccctggtggcactggaCCAGGCGCAGGCGCTGCCCCTGGTGATCAGGCTGGGCCGGCATGCCATCAGGCACCTCCAGCGCTTCACCGGCCAGGAGCTGGGCTTCGTCTTGGAGGCCTTCATCCACTTCGGCCACCACGATCAGTTTTTCACGCAGGCCCTGGAGCAGCACGTGGCTGTGCGTCGTCTGGCGCTGAGCCCCGAGGTGctctgcagggtcactgagtACTGTGGCCGGAAGCGCATCCTGTCTGAGCCCGTGCTGGCTGCTGCGGCTGAGAGCTTTGTGTGCCAGGCAGACAGGCTCTCTCCTCATCAGGTGGCCGCCCTGCTGGCACCCTTAGGCCAGCTCAACTACTCCCCCCCCAACGCCCCCGCCTTGTTCGGGAAGCTGGAGAGCACCCTTCAGGAGCGCTTCTGCGACTTCCCGCCCCGGACACTGCTGGGCCTCCTCCACTCCTGCTCGCTGGTCGGCCGCCACCCGGTCAACTTCATGGCCAGGATATTCAGCCCCTATTTCCTCCAGCAGCTGCAGG GGACAGAATCCCGCTTGGACAGACTGAGCCTGGCTCAGCTAACCCAGCTCTTCCTCAGCGCTGTCCTGGAGTGCCCCTTCTACAAG GGCCCCAAACTGCTTCCTAAATACCAGGTGAAGTCCTTTCTCACCCCGTGCTGCTCACTGGAGACCCCCGTGGACTTCCCCCTGTACAAGTTGGTGATGGCCGGGCTGATCGACCTGCTTGGAGCAAGACACTATTTCGCTTCGAAGGTGCTGACACCCTATGGCTACACCATTG ATGTGGAGATCAGGTTCGACGAGGAGGGCTTTGTGCTGCCGGGCCCCGTGGCGGAGGACGTCCACAAAAG GGTGGCCCTGTGCATCGATGGCCCCAGAAGGTTTTGTTCTAACAGCAAGAACCTGCTGGGCAAAGAAGCCACGAAGCAGAGGCACCTGCGCCTACTTGGCTATGAGGTCGTTCAG ATCCCATGCCACGAGGTTGAGATGCTGAGATCCAGGCCGGAGCTGGTGGACTATTTGCAGAGCAAACTGTTCTCACAGGGCCGTGAATCCCACTG A
- the FASTKD3 gene encoding FAST kinase domain-containing protein 3, mitochondrial isoform X1 encodes MALVALRRGLSRGCLSAVTSRPLSAEAAKKPRLCWRDSSSVRAFHAEQGNAPWPGSQPVASSRAQDSNGPAATAGHAEQQKGPRTWGVELSPELELPPCAPGALQHIWEDSALGTPSGQFDQETPRLTNAELLRALQAQARLGVDPPTGVLGTLVAECQHRLRQGTLAAQELCVVGESLAELRGPGSALLQQIGRQLQGMELADLSLENVVAIYGLLQACPDLVDQHPALLGRLNAIALTIVPRLGPKALSQLLGTLVALDQAQALPLVIRLGRHAIRHLQRFTGQELGFVLEAFIHFGHHDQFFTQALEQHVAVRRLALSPEVLCRVTEYCGRKRILSEPVLAAAAESFVCQADRLSPHQVAALLAPLGQLNYSPPNAPALFGKLESTLQERFCDFPPRTLLGLLHSCSLVGRHPVNFMARIFSPYFLQQLQGTESRLDRLSLAQLTQLFLSAVLECPFYKGPKLLPKYQVKSFLTPCCSLETPVDFPLYKLVMAGLIDLLGARHYFASKVLTPYGYTIDVEIRFDEEGFVLPGPVAEDVHKRVALCIDGPRRFCSNSKNLLGKEATKQRHLRLLGYEVVQIPCHEVEMLRSRPELVDYLQSKLFSQGRESHW; translated from the exons ATGGCTTTAGTTGCCCTGCGGAGAGGCCTGAGTCGGGGGTGTCTCTCTGCTGTGACGAGCCGGCCATTGAGTGCAGAGGCCGCCAAGAAACCACGTCTGTGCTGGAGGGACTCCTCCAGTGTCCGGGCCTTCCATGCTGAGCAGGGAAACGCACCTTGGCCTGGCAGCCAGCCAGTGGCATCTTCCCGGGCGCAGGACTCCAATGGGCCCGCAGCCACTGCTGGGCATGCAGAGCAGCAGAAGGGCCCCAGGACCTGGGGAGTGGAGCTGAGCCCCGAGCTGGAGCTGCCACCCTGTGCCCCAGGGGCTCTGCAGCACATCTGGGAGGACTCTGCCCTGGGAACTCCGTCTGGCCAGTTTGACCAGGAGACTCCTCGCCTGACCAACGCTGAGCTGCTGAGGGCGCTGCAAGCCCAGGCTCGGCTCGGGGTTGACCCTCCAACTGGCGTGTTGGGGACCTTGGTGGCCGAGTGTCAACACCGGCTTCGGCAGGGGACCTTAGCAGCCCAGGagctgtgtgtggtgggggagagCCTGGCTGAGCTGCGGGGCCCTGGGAGTGCCCTGCTCCAGCAGATAGGAAGGCAGCTGCAGGGCATGGAGCTGGCCGACCTCAGCCTGGAGAACGTGGTGGCCATCTACGGGCTCCTGCAGGCATGTCCTGACCTCGTGGACCAGCACCCGGCACTCCTGGGCCGGTTGAATGCCATCGCGCTGACCATTGTCCCCCGCCTGGGTCCAAAGgccctcagccagctgctcgggaccctggtggcactggaCCAGGCGCAGGCGCTGCCCCTGGTGATCAGGCTGGGCCGGCATGCCATCAGGCACCTCCAGCGCTTCACCGGCCAGGAGCTGGGCTTCGTCTTGGAGGCCTTCATCCACTTCGGCCACCACGATCAGTTTTTCACGCAGGCCCTGGAGCAGCACGTGGCTGTGCGTCGTCTGGCGCTGAGCCCCGAGGTGctctgcagggtcactgagtACTGTGGCCGGAAGCGCATCCTGTCTGAGCCCGTGCTGGCTGCTGCGGCTGAGAGCTTTGTGTGCCAGGCAGACAGGCTCTCTCCTCATCAGGTGGCCGCCCTGCTGGCACCCTTAGGCCAGCTCAACTACTCCCCCCCCAACGCCCCCGCCTTGTTCGGGAAGCTGGAGAGCACCCTTCAGGAGCGCTTCTGCGACTTCCCGCCCCGGACACTGCTGGGCCTCCTCCACTCCTGCTCGCTGGTCGGCCGCCACCCGGTCAACTTCATGGCCAGGATATTCAGCCCCTATTTCCTCCAGCAGCTGCAGG GGACAGAATCCCGCTTGGACAGACTGAGCCTGGCTCAGCTAACCCAGCTCTTCCTCAGCGCTGTCCTGGAGTGCCCCTTCTACAAG GGCCCCAAACTGCTTCCTAAATACCAGGTGAAGTCCTTTCTCACCCCGTGCTGCTCACTGGAGACCCCCGTGGACTTCCCCCTGTACAAGTTGGTGATGGCCGGGCTGATCGACCTGCTTGGAGCAAGACACTATTTCGCTTCGAAGGTGCTGACACCCTATGGCTACACCATTG ATGTGGAGATCAGGTTCGACGAGGAGGGCTTTGTGCTGCCGGGCCCCGTGGCGGAGGACGTCCACAAAAG GGTGGCCCTGTGCATCGATGGCCCCAGAAGGTTTTGTTCTAACAGCAAGAACCTGCTGGGCAAAGAAGCCACGAAGCAGAGGCACCTGCGCCTACTTGGCTATGAGGTCGTTCAG ATCCCATGCCACGAGGTTGAGATGCTGAGATCCAGGCCGGAGCTGGTGGACTATTTGCAGAGCAAACTGTTCTCACAGGGCCGTGAATCCCACTGGTGA
- the MTRR gene encoding methionine synthase reductase, producing the protein MCGAGLRRFLLLYATQQGQAKAIAEEIGVQAVARGFSADLHCMSELDKYDLKTETAPLVVVVSTTGTGDPPDTARPFVKKIQDRTLPTDFLAHLWYGLLGLGDSEYTYFCNGGKVIDKRLQELGARHFCETGHADDCVGLELVVEPWIEGLWAALTKHFASSRGKAGGSEAPEGTPSIPLATSVMPGLVSIEAQTQGMRLDESGGSGPQASEPDAVDGGRTGTPDSMPEPSITHSGPPLAQATLSIPARPPEYLQVCLEESPGQEECPVTSMDGVVRVPITRAVQLTSNDAVKTALLLELDISKTAFSYQPGDAFFVICPNRDAEVQDLLQRLQLTAQSEHRVLLGIRADTRKKGAVLPQHIPRSCSLRSILTWCLEIRAIPKKAFLRALADCTSDGAEKRRLQELCSRQGTADYSRFVRDTSLDLLGLLHAFPTCRPPLSLLLEHLPPLQPRLYSCASSSLAHPGKLHFIFNVVELLPRSPGAAPRRGVCTGWLAMQAASVLQRGKHVAPADSDSGKAPAPQVCIAPRATSAFRLPDDPTVPIIMVGPGTGVAPFISFLQHREKLQQQLPGHSFGATWLFFGCRHEDRDYLFREELRHFLKLGVLTHLKVAFSRDAPPSEGTAPPKYVQDSLQLHAQPVARLLLQENGHLYVCGDAKNMAQDVNHALVQILGAEAGLEELDAMKTLAALREEQRYLQDIWS; encoded by the exons ATGTGCGGCGCGGGGTTGCGGAGGTTCCTGCTCCTGTACGCCACGCAGCAAGGGCAGGCGAAAGCCATCGCCGAGGAGATCGGGGTGCAGGCGGTCGCGCGCGGCTTCTCCGCAGACCTTCACTGCATGAGCGAGTTGGACAAG TACGACCTGAAAACCGAGACGGCCCCCCTGGTGGTGGTAGTCTCCACCACGGGCACTGGGGACCCACCTGACACAGCCCGCCCCTTTGTGAAGAAGATCCAAGACAGGACGCTTCCCACCGACTTCCTGGCTCACTTGTGGTACGGACTGCTGG GTTTGGGAGACTCCGAATACACCTACTTCTGTAACGGGGGGAAAGTCATAGATAAGCGACTGCAAGAACTCGGAGCCCGGCATTTCTGCGAGACGGGGCATGCAGATGACTGTGTGGG TCTGGAGCTCGTGGTGGAGCCGTGGATTGAAGGGCTCTGGGCCGCCCTCACGAAGCACTTTGCATCCAGCCGAGGGAAGGCAGGCGGGAGTGAAGCCCCCGAGGGGACTCCCAGCATCCCCTTGGCCACCTCTGTGATGCCAGGACTTGTCTCCATTGAGGCCCAGACCCAGGGCATGCGTCTGGATGAGTCTGGAGGAAGTGGTCCTcaggcttcagagccagatgcCGTGGATGGCGGTCGGACCGGCACCCCGGACAGCATGCCTGAGCCCTCCATCACCCACTCGGGGCCTCCACTTGCACAGGCCACGCTCAGCATCCCGGCCCGACCCCCTGAGTATTTGCAGGTGTGTCTGGAGGAGTCACCTGGCCAG GAGGAATGCCCTGTGACATCCATGGACGGGGTGGTTCGAGTTCCAATCACAAGAGCAGTTCAGCTCACCTCCAACGATGCTGTGAAGACTGCCCTGCTGCTGGAGCTGGACATCTCG AAAACGGCCTTTTCCTACCAACCTGGAGATGCCTTCTTCGTCATCTGTCCCAACAGGGACGCCGAGGTCCAAGACCTgctacagaggctgcagctcactGCCCAGAGCGAACACCGCGTCCTCCTGGGGATCAGGGCAGACACACGCAAGAAAG GGGCGGTGCTGCCTCAGCACATTCCCAGGAGCTGCTCCTTGCGGTCCATCCTTACCTGGTGCCTGGAGATCCGAGCCATCCCCAAGAAG GCCTTTCTGCGTGCCCTGGCGGACTGTACCAGTGATGGCGCTGAGAAGCGGAGGCTGCAGGAGCTGTGCAGCAGGCAGGGGACCGCCGACTACAGCCGCTTTGTGAGGGACACCAGCTTGGATCTGCTGGGCCTGCTGCATGCCTTCCCGACCTGTCGGCCACCCCTGTCCCTGCTGCTCG AGCATCTGCCACCACTCCAGCCCAGGCTGTACTCGTGCGCAAG CTCCAGTCTGGCCCACCCAGGGAAGCTCCATTTCATCTTTAATGTCGTGGagttgctgccccgctccccagggGCCGCCCCGCGGAGGGGCGTGTGCACAGGCTGGCTGGCCATGCAGGCCGCCTCAGTGCTACAGCGAGGGAAGCACGTAGCCCCTGCAGACTCAGACAGCGGGAAGGCCCCGGCCCCACAG GTCTGCATTGCTCCTCGGGCCACGAGCGCCTTCCGCCTGCCGGATGACCCCACGGTGCCCATCATCATGGTGGGCCCAGGCACCGGTGTTGCCCCCTTCATCAGCTTCCTACAGCACAG AGAGAAGCTCCAGCAGCAGCTCCCGGGCCACAGCTTCGGAGCCACGTGGCTGTTCTTTGGTTGCAGACACGAGGACAGGGACTACCTGTTCAG AGAGGAGCTGAGGCACTTCCTGAAGCTCGGGGTCCTCACTCACCTGAAGGTGGCCTTCTCAAGAGATGCCCCGCCAAGTGAGGGCACAGCCCCACCCAAGTATGTGCAGGACAGCCTGCAGCTGCACGCCCAGCCGGTGGCCAGACTCCTCCTGCAGGAGAACGGCCACCTCTacgtgtgtgg AGACGCCAAGAACATGGCCCAAGACGTGAACCACGCCCTGGTGCAGATCCTGGGCGCAGAGGCTGGCCTGGAGGAGCTGGATGCCATGAAGACGCTGGCCGCTTTGAGAGAGGAGCAGCGCTATCTGCAGGACATCTGGTCATGA